A DNA window from Providencia huaxiensis contains the following coding sequences:
- a CDS encoding phage minor tail protein L gives MQNIPPELLIATTKLEAEAEIILYEIDLTNIGGIRYRFHNGTNESSGPVIWQGQEYEPYPIMGDGFDLNGKGPSTRPTISLSNLFGLIFGIASRLNSGLGGIVIRRKTTAQFLDAANFAGGNDNADPTQEQVSRWVIEQLTSLNAETATWELAAPTETDGATFPARVILSDVCNFGYRSEECGYKGAPVADELGNPTQDPSKDKCGKRLSDCKLRNNAHRIGCFLSSSRLSQ, from the coding sequence ATGCAAAACATCCCACCAGAATTGCTGATCGCGACAACAAAACTTGAAGCAGAAGCAGAAATTATACTCTATGAAATAGACCTAACAAATATAGGTGGAATTCGGTATCGATTCCACAACGGTACCAATGAATCATCAGGACCGGTTATTTGGCAAGGCCAAGAATATGAACCTTACCCAATCATGGGGGATGGGTTTGATTTAAATGGCAAGGGTCCATCGACACGCCCAACTATTTCATTGTCTAATTTGTTCGGCCTAATTTTTGGTATAGCTAGTCGCCTAAACTCAGGTTTAGGGGGGATTGTTATTCGCCGTAAAACAACAGCACAATTCCTCGATGCAGCGAATTTTGCTGGTGGTAATGACAATGCAGATCCAACGCAAGAGCAAGTTAGTCGCTGGGTGATTGAGCAACTAACCAGCCTTAATGCGGAAACAGCGACATGGGAACTTGCCGCCCCAACGGAAACAGATGGCGCCACTTTTCCAGCTCGAGTCATCCTTTCTGATGTATGTAATTTTGGCTATCGCTCTGAAGAGTGCGGCTATAAAGGTGCACCGGTTGCTGATGAGCTCGGCAACCCAACTCAAGACCCCAGTAAAGATAAATGCGGTAAGCGCTTATCTGATTGTAAATTAAGGAATAACGCACACCGAATAGGCTGCTTCCT